A window of Methanolobus sediminis contains these coding sequences:
- a CDS encoding response regulator yields MTASKYKVLIVDDEPLNVELLSVYLGDGYDIVTSYNGKDALAKVKDECPDLILLDVMMPEMDGYDVCRVIRNEFKLDFIPIIMVTALTDKADHQRGIEAGADEFLKKPVGKFELEKKIDSLLRIKEQHDSLLIEKNKAYYYLDYVGILVAVLDLDFKVTTINKKGSELLGYSPDKIVGKEWIESFIPHDSVNDIRAHYDGIVSGEVKPYEYSEFHIIISTGEERLFRWYDSPLRDSFGNNMGILISGEDITEMRAAEKQLKEYAYQLEKSNDLKDLFTDVMRHDLLNPAGLIKSFVDLLVEIETDSEKKKLLNNVSTATEKLISMIEDAAQLAKLESVDDISFVRVDLNSMINDTVNGFAHQAMEKNMVISVRMDEGCYALANPMMERVFVNLLSNSIKYSPDGSTITIDVMDIGDKWKLSFIDQGDGIPDESKASVFERFKRLHKENIRGTGIGLAIAKRIMDLHMETIDVDDNPEGKGSVFWLTLKKDK; encoded by the coding sequence ATGACAGCCTCGAAATATAAGGTTCTTATTGTTGATGATGAACCACTGAATGTGGAATTATTATCTGTATATCTTGGGGATGGTTACGACATCGTAACTTCGTATAATGGAAAGGATGCTCTTGCAAAAGTAAAGGATGAATGTCCTGATCTGATACTTCTGGATGTGATGATGCCTGAGATGGACGGGTATGATGTCTGCAGGGTAATCCGCAATGAGTTCAAACTGGATTTCATTCCTATTATAATGGTTACAGCTTTGACTGACAAAGCAGATCACCAGAGAGGAATCGAGGCTGGTGCGGACGAGTTTCTGAAAAAGCCGGTTGGCAAGTTTGAGCTTGAAAAGAAAATTGACTCTCTTTTAAGAATAAAAGAGCAACATGATAGCCTTTTGATCGAGAAGAACAAAGCATATTATTATCTTGATTATGTTGGAATTCTGGTAGCAGTTCTTGATCTTGATTTCAAGGTCACTACTATTAACAAGAAAGGATCGGAGCTTCTTGGCTACAGTCCTGATAAAATAGTTGGCAAAGAATGGATAGAATCTTTTATTCCGCATGATTCCGTAAACGATATAAGGGCTCATTATGATGGAATTGTTTCAGGTGAAGTAAAACCTTATGAGTACAGTGAGTTTCACATTATTATAAGTACAGGTGAGGAACGTCTGTTCAGGTGGTATGATTCACCACTGAGAGATAGTTTTGGAAATAATATGGGTATTCTGATATCTGGTGAGGACATCACCGAGATGAGAGCAGCTGAAAAACAGTTAAAGGAATACGCATATCAGCTTGAGAAGTCCAATGACCTCAAGGATCTCTTTACCGATGTCATGAGGCATGATCTGTTAAATCCTGCAGGTCTCATTAAATCATTTGTAGATTTACTTGTTGAAATTGAAACGGACAGTGAGAAAAAGAAGCTTCTTAATAATGTAAGCACAGCAACTGAAAAACTGATCTCCATGATCGAAGATGCCGCTCAGCTTGCCAAACTGGAATCTGTTGATGATATCAGTTTTGTACGTGTTGATCTTAATTCTATGATAAATGACACAGTAAATGGATTTGCACATCAGGCAATGGAAAAGAATATGGTTATCAGTGTTAGGATGGACGAAGGTTGTTATGCCCTTGCAAACCCAATGATGGAAAGGGTATTTGTGAACCTGCTTTCTAATTCCATAAAGTACAGTCCTGATGGAAGTACCATTACAATTGATGTCATGGATATCGGGGACAAGTGGAAGCTCAGTTTCATAGACCAGGGTGACGGTATACCAGACGAGAGCAAGGCATCTGTTTTTGAACGCTTCAAGAGGCTCCATAAAGAAAACATCCGTGGAACTGGCATAGGTCTTGCAATCGCCAAGAGGATCATGGACCTTCACATGGAAACCATCGATGTTGATGACAATCCGGAAGGCAAGGGTAGTGTTTTCTGGCTGACGCTTAAGAAAGACAAATAA
- a CDS encoding helix-turn-helix transcriptional regulator: protein MIKEKTKLMISAGILILAGIITVSTLLQDAPVVIQIDGESFKIIEIPYSYTTGEAYLLLISGFFSGFTLYQIFLSLDIYPFKHKTIREFSSDIEVKTNLEMLSSGNETEILAENQASIHTDMKKILLMALEGDEKKIVRTIVDNNGQILQNELVNRLDFSKAKTSRVLSNLEKKGIISKQKYGLTNCISLTEEIRGENK, encoded by the coding sequence TTGATAAAGGAAAAAACAAAACTAATGATATCAGCAGGAATTCTTATCCTGGCAGGAATAATTACAGTGAGCACACTGCTGCAGGATGCACCTGTAGTTATACAGATAGATGGTGAATCATTCAAGATAATCGAGATTCCCTATTCCTACACTACAGGTGAAGCATACTTGCTGTTAATATCCGGTTTTTTCTCAGGTTTTACATTATACCAGATATTTTTGTCTCTGGACATTTATCCATTCAAACACAAAACTATTCGTGAGTTTTCTTCTGATATTGAAGTTAAAACTAACTTAGAAATGCTTAGTTCTGGTAATGAAACTGAAATTTTAGCTGAAAATCAAGCTTCAATCCATACTGACATGAAAAAAATACTTCTCATGGCTCTGGAAGGAGATGAGAAAAAGATTGTCAGGACAATTGTGGATAATAACGGACAGATACTTCAGAATGAACTTGTTAACAGACTTGATTTTTCCAAAGCTAAAACTTCACGTGTTCTTTCTAATCTCGAAAAGAAGGGCATAATCTCAAAACAGAAGTACGGACTGACCAACTGCATCTCACTGACTGAAGAGATAAGGGGTGAGAACAAATGA
- a CDS encoding HEAT repeat domain-containing protein — MKPRAEGLGTKAHNLIIIGFLLLILVSECSAYQENDNAKYTTSMVSNFNLSSTIDAFRTYINVENKSNQEQDNVSQWIEIFEDKNKNESERSRAAYKLGESGDSRAVKTFIKIMEDTGESAQIREYAIENLGKVGSKKHTNILIQKLDEDPLRAGAAVALGNLGDKKAVKPLMDIVANESQPEYMREHSIESLGKIGDERAVEVLIECLKDDTPYYIKGQAAWALGEIGDKRAIGPLTELLNNEHEFAVTSSAEALDKLGVTVEDILLENIQSSNTAVRINSIYALRALDEQSAYDIILEIAEDKTEDEDVRRAAISALGKLGDENTIAPLVEILENENEKRTIRTRIPRALMNIDEKKAVQILIKELEIEDVEIRLSILSAFRGSNNENKENLSAAIGLVKYVLLNDEKWAVRKEAAQILADIAGDDASNALLLALNDEEHDVRYIAAMNLVNIADENSTEPLVNALNNETNNDIRQYITRALVHTNDSRAIPALIQLMQDKEEYLNVRIKAATGLGTMGNKTATKPLMEILDNREDSPDIRNAVAFSLGQIGDPAAIKLLTEIANDKEDYPAIRLSAKQSLEKIQEAEAS; from the coding sequence ATGAAACCGAGAGCAGAAGGATTGGGAACAAAAGCACATAATTTAATCATAATTGGATTTTTGCTATTAATCCTTGTTTCTGAATGCAGTGCTTATCAGGAAAATGATAATGCAAAATACACCACTTCAATGGTATCAAATTTTAATCTTTCATCGACCATAGATGCTTTTCGTACATACATTAATGTCGAAAATAAAAGCAATCAGGAACAAGATAATGTAAGCCAGTGGATTGAGATTTTTGAAGACAAAAATAAAAATGAATCGGAAAGATCCCGTGCTGCATACAAACTTGGGGAATCAGGAGATAGCAGAGCTGTAAAAACTTTTATCAAAATTATGGAAGACACAGGAGAATCTGCTCAAATAAGAGAGTATGCAATTGAAAATCTTGGAAAAGTGGGAAGTAAAAAACATACGAATATACTAATACAAAAGCTTGATGAAGACCCCCTTAGAGCAGGAGCAGCTGTTGCTCTGGGAAATCTGGGTGATAAAAAAGCAGTCAAGCCACTAATGGACATAGTGGCAAATGAGAGTCAGCCGGAATATATGCGGGAGCATTCAATAGAATCACTTGGAAAAATAGGGGATGAAAGGGCGGTTGAAGTGCTTATTGAATGCCTGAAGGATGACACACCGTATTATATAAAAGGTCAGGCTGCATGGGCCCTGGGAGAAATTGGCGATAAAAGAGCAATTGGGCCTTTAACTGAGCTACTGAATAATGAGCATGAATTTGCAGTTACCAGTTCAGCCGAGGCTTTAGATAAATTAGGAGTGACGGTAGAAGACATACTTCTTGAAAATATTCAAAGTAGTAATACTGCTGTGCGTATTAACTCAATCTATGCACTACGTGCATTGGATGAACAGAGTGCTTATGATATAATTCTGGAAATTGCAGAGGACAAAACAGAAGATGAAGATGTTAGAAGAGCAGCTATCTCAGCCCTTGGAAAACTCGGTGATGAAAATACCATTGCGCCTCTTGTTGAGATTCTGGAAAACGAAAATGAAAAAAGGACAATCAGAACCAGAATTCCACGGGCATTAATGAATATTGACGAAAAAAAGGCTGTTCAAATACTAATTAAGGAACTTGAAATAGAAGACGTAGAAATTCGATTAAGCATCCTATCTGCATTCAGAGGGTCGAATAATGAGAATAAAGAGAATCTATCAGCAGCTATCGGACTCGTTAAATATGTTTTATTAAACGATGAAAAGTGGGCTGTGAGAAAAGAAGCTGCACAGATTCTTGCAGATATTGCCGGAGATGATGCGTCTAATGCGCTACTACTGGCTTTGAATGATGAAGAGCACGATGTCAGGTATATTGCAGCAATGAACCTTGTCAACATAGCAGATGAAAACTCAACAGAACCTCTGGTAAATGCCCTTAATAATGAAACAAATAATGACATACGTCAGTATATAACACGTGCTCTTGTTCACACCAATGACAGCAGAGCAATACCAGCACTTATCCAGCTAATGCAGGATAAGGAAGAATACCTGAATGTGAGAATTAAAGCTGCAACAGGACTTGGAACCATGGGTAACAAAACAGCAACCAAGCCCCTGATGGAGATACTTGACAACAGGGAGGATTCACCAGATATCAGAAACGCGGTCGCGTTTTCACTCGGACAAATAGGAGACCCTGCAGCAATTAAATTACTGACCGAGATTGCAAATGATAAAGAAGATTATCCTGCAATCAGGCTGAGTGCTAAACAATCGCTTGAAAAGATACAGGAAGCTGAAGCTTCCTGA
- a CDS encoding dihydropteroate synthase-like protein, producing MKILIATGRLAEQTVRNAIGNHADVVVADTQVAAFITPRKLLAAIKDQVTVFDHDLIFIPGLVSGNFEKAEHELGCKIRLGPKHAYDLSFVLPFAETMEFSRDVPACELLADVRRAMAIEKIEELENAAICPLQLKEIKIGGDSRMKVLAEVVDATGLAPEALELRIRSFEMKGADMIDLGASLDANPDDVKRAISIARKTTDLPVSIDTLDPVLIREALNCGIDMVLSLDGSNIAEIASEIAAHDIPAVVIPDQGEGYDSLMKNIELARKAGIEKLIADPVLDPIGHGIAVSIVRYMEFHEKNPEIPVFYGIGNVTELIDVDSTGVNATLCGIGADVGASILFTPEYSNKTQGSINELKKASQMMMLAKERESSPKDLGIDLIEVKEKRRRTDSILPESFVSAEKSKMWTVDPKGSIRISIIPDCFGMKDGSILAEHENASIVGKTAREVMDTILKLELVSRMEHAAYLGQELKKAELALKLGRSYAQDDEF from the coding sequence ATGAAAATACTGATAGCTACGGGCAGACTTGCTGAACAGACTGTAAGGAATGCAATTGGCAACCATGCAGATGTCGTTGTTGCTGACACTCAGGTTGCCGCATTCATTACCCCTCGTAAACTGCTTGCTGCGATCAAAGACCAAGTTACTGTTTTCGATCATGACTTAATATTTATTCCCGGTCTTGTTTCCGGCAATTTTGAAAAGGCAGAACATGAATTAGGATGCAAAATACGGCTTGGTCCAAAGCATGCCTATGATCTCAGTTTTGTACTCCCATTTGCAGAAACAATGGAATTCTCAAGGGATGTTCCTGCCTGTGAACTTCTTGCAGATGTAAGGCGTGCCATGGCTATTGAAAAGATTGAAGAACTCGAAAATGCTGCTATTTGTCCGCTTCAATTGAAGGAAATAAAAATTGGAGGCGATTCCCGTATGAAGGTACTTGCAGAGGTGGTTGATGCCACAGGGCTTGCTCCTGAAGCTCTTGAACTACGCATCCGCAGTTTTGAAATGAAAGGTGCGGATATGATCGACCTTGGTGCATCCCTTGACGCAAATCCTGATGATGTAAAGCGAGCTATCAGCATTGCCCGCAAAACCACCGATCTTCCTGTGAGTATTGACACTCTTGACCCTGTACTAATCAGGGAAGCCCTTAACTGTGGCATTGATATGGTGCTCAGCTTAGATGGTAGCAATATTGCAGAAATTGCTTCTGAAATTGCCGCCCATGATATTCCTGCTGTTGTGATACCTGATCAGGGTGAAGGTTATGACAGTCTCATGAAGAACATTGAACTTGCCCGCAAAGCCGGTATTGAGAAACTAATTGCTGACCCCGTTCTTGACCCGATTGGTCATGGAATTGCCGTTTCTATTGTAAGGTATATGGAATTCCATGAAAAGAACCCTGAAATCCCTGTTTTCTATGGAATAGGCAATGTCACCGAACTCATAGATGTTGATTCTACAGGTGTTAATGCTACACTTTGTGGAATCGGCGCAGATGTGGGAGCAAGCATTCTCTTTACTCCAGAATACAGTAACAAGACGCAGGGTTCCATTAATGAGCTCAAAAAGGCGTCCCAGATGATGATGCTGGCAAAAGAGCGCGAAAGTTCACCAAAGGATCTTGGAATAGATCTGATAGAGGTCAAAGAGAAAAGAAGACGTACAGATTCAATTCTTCCGGAATCCTTTGTGAGTGCAGAAAAAAGCAAGATGTGGACTGTTGATCCAAAAGGCAGCATCAGGATTAGCATAATTCCTGACTGTTTTGGAATGAAAGACGGAAGCATACTTGCAGAACATGAAAATGCTTCCATTGTCGGAAAAACTGCCAGGGAAGTCATGGATACAATTCTAAAGCTGGAGCTGGTTTCAAGAATGGAACATGCTGCTTATCTGGGACAGGAACTTAAAAAAGCAGAACTCGCCCTGAAGCTGGGGAGAAGTTATGCTCAGGACGATGAATTTTAG
- the ftsZ gene encoding cell division protein FtsZ, translating to MQSIVQEALKHTEKEKAYRQSIAVNDDQFDILGQPRIMIVGCGGAGNNTINRLYNMGIEGAETVAINTDKQHLDLIRADKKILVGKTLTRGLGAGGYPEVGAKAAELARGTLEEIFKNADLVFVTAGMGGGTGTGVAPVVAEIAKEQGAIVVGMVSSPFRVERARAVKAEEGLEEFRRAADTVIVLDNNRLLEYVPNLPIDQAFSVMDQIISETVKGITETITQPSLINIDYADIRAIMGCGGVAVMLVGESKNQDKSDDVVRAALNHPLLDVDYRGATGSLVHITGGPDLSLKEAEEIAASLTYELSASANVIWGARITPEYEGRVRVMAIMTGVQSAQILGHPQCSSVSYESAREPMADAPRAYRRASPSVNKVSRSVVEPIQSRGNGGSIIDIIH from the coding sequence GTGCAGTCAATAGTTCAGGAAGCCTTAAAACACACAGAGAAAGAGAAAGCGTACCGCCAGTCAATTGCAGTTAACGATGATCAGTTCGATATTCTTGGTCAGCCAAGGATTATGATCGTTGGATGTGGTGGTGCAGGTAATAACACTATCAACAGACTTTACAATATGGGTATTGAAGGTGCTGAGACAGTAGCTATCAACACTGACAAGCAACACCTTGACCTCATTCGTGCAGACAAGAAGATTCTCGTGGGCAAGACACTTACCCGCGGTCTTGGTGCAGGAGGATACCCGGAAGTTGGTGCAAAGGCAGCAGAACTTGCCCGCGGCACCCTTGAAGAGATCTTCAAGAATGCAGACCTTGTTTTCGTTACAGCAGGTATGGGAGGAGGAACCGGTACTGGTGTTGCTCCTGTAGTAGCTGAGATCGCAAAGGAACAGGGCGCAATTGTCGTAGGTATGGTCTCCAGTCCTTTCAGAGTTGAAAGGGCAAGAGCAGTCAAGGCAGAGGAAGGACTTGAAGAGTTCCGCCGCGCTGCAGACACTGTTATCGTACTTGACAACAACAGACTCCTTGAGTATGTACCAAACCTTCCAATTGACCAGGCATTCTCAGTAATGGACCAGATCATCTCTGAGACTGTAAAGGGAATCACAGAAACGATCACACAGCCTTCACTTATCAATATCGACTACGCTGACATCAGGGCAATTATGGGGTGCGGCGGCGTTGCAGTAATGCTTGTTGGTGAGAGCAAGAACCAGGACAAGAGCGACGATGTAGTTCGCGCAGCACTTAACCACCCACTTCTTGATGTGGATTACAGAGGCGCAACAGGCAGCCTTGTACACATCACCGGCGGTCCTGACCTCAGTCTTAAAGAGGCTGAAGAGATTGCTGCTTCACTCACATACGAGCTTTCAGCCAGTGCAAATGTCATCTGGGGAGCACGTATCACTCCGGAGTACGAAGGCAGAGTACGTGTAATGGCTATCATGACTGGTGTCCAGTCAGCACAGATCCTTGGGCATCCACAGTGCAGTAGTGTATCATACGAGAGTGCACGTGAACCTATGGCAGACGCACCACGTGCATACAGGCGTGCAAGCCCATCTGTGAACAAGGTCAGCCGTTCCGTTGTAGAACCAATTCAGTCCAGGGGCAACGGCGGTTCAATCATTGACATTATCCACTGA
- a CDS encoding site-2 protease family protein translates to MDGIYIAAAILLLYWIVVITLDRKGILDKYNISAYGPVLMIRTTKGLKLLDKLAIPKKAWRVYADIGIRLMFIGMIAMFLFVILSDLAMLASYEANTMPEPSKFNEARNIFLIPGVNEFIPLVWGTIALLVTLVVHEFSHAILCRVEDIRVKSMGILLAVVPIGGFAEPDEEELFGKQEEELNNENDPYGDRRLGIIIDKGEVKKVVKTDEKVATRKQRARILAAGVMANFVVAFLAFALLFGPVLGSLAPLGDTMVVDISEDSPAYSAGIRENMVITQLDDTKINNVNEMLDYLSGLETGTAVTVQAATERVVSSYQLEVGNTDIDPEGILIQSIVEGTPAETAGMEEGTRILYIDGKPIYTYTDFSEILSESTPGQEISVVVENDEGETIEYMVTLAEHPDYEGRGFLGVTTTSEGNVATSLGFSVGEYPAAEYLELLKSIPGMLGGLAGWYIILVLPISGFTGNGFPGFSETLSQFYMPVGWAEPFGIGVFWLANTLLWVGWLNFYVGLFNCLPAVPLDGGHVFRDSMNAFIYKVTGNEEKAENMSSLISATFAMMILFSFIFMVIGPYLVHGF, encoded by the coding sequence TTGGACGGAATATACATTGCAGCTGCAATTCTTTTGCTTTACTGGATCGTTGTAATAACACTTGACAGAAAAGGAATACTTGACAAATACAATATCAGCGCCTATGGCCCTGTTCTAATGATAAGGACAACAAAAGGACTGAAATTACTTGATAAGCTTGCCATACCTAAAAAAGCATGGAGAGTTTATGCAGACATCGGCATCAGACTGATGTTTATAGGAATGATAGCAATGTTCCTTTTTGTTATCCTTTCCGACCTTGCCATGCTGGCATCATATGAAGCAAATACAATGCCGGAGCCAAGCAAGTTCAACGAGGCAAGGAATATATTCCTGATACCTGGTGTCAATGAGTTCATACCTCTCGTATGGGGTACGATCGCACTACTTGTCACCCTTGTAGTCCATGAATTCTCACATGCAATACTATGCAGAGTGGAAGATATCAGAGTCAAATCAATGGGAATCCTGCTTGCTGTTGTTCCCATAGGTGGTTTTGCAGAACCTGACGAAGAAGAGCTTTTCGGAAAGCAGGAAGAAGAACTCAATAATGAGAACGACCCTTATGGAGACCGGCGCCTTGGAATCATAATAGACAAGGGCGAAGTAAAGAAAGTTGTCAAAACCGATGAAAAGGTAGCTACCCGCAAACAGAGGGCAAGAATACTGGCAGCGGGCGTAATGGCAAACTTCGTGGTCGCTTTTCTGGCCTTTGCATTACTCTTTGGACCAGTACTTGGCTCACTGGCACCTCTTGGAGATACAATGGTCGTGGACATTTCCGAAGATAGCCCGGCTTATTCAGCAGGCATCCGGGAAAATATGGTAATTACGCAACTTGATGACACAAAAATCAACAACGTAAATGAAATGCTTGACTACCTGAGCGGACTTGAAACCGGCACAGCAGTAACAGTCCAGGCGGCTACAGAGCGTGTAGTGTCAAGTTACCAACTTGAAGTTGGCAATACTGACATAGACCCAGAAGGTATCCTTATACAAAGCATAGTAGAGGGGACACCTGCAGAAACAGCAGGAATGGAAGAAGGTACGCGCATTCTCTACATTGATGGAAAACCGATTTATACGTATACCGATTTCAGCGAGATCCTCAGTGAGAGCACTCCCGGACAGGAAATTTCAGTTGTTGTTGAAAACGATGAAGGAGAAACAATTGAATATATGGTCACACTTGCAGAGCATCCTGATTATGAAGGAAGAGGATTCCTTGGAGTAACAACAACCTCAGAAGGAAATGTAGCAACATCACTTGGTTTTTCCGTAGGGGAATATCCGGCAGCAGAATACCTTGAATTACTAAAGAGCATCCCTGGCATGCTCGGAGGACTTGCAGGATGGTACATAATTCTTGTACTGCCAATTAGCGGATTTACAGGAAACGGATTCCCGGGTTTCAGTGAAACGCTTTCCCAGTTCTACATGCCTGTAGGATGGGCAGAACCTTTCGGAATAGGAGTATTCTGGCTTGCAAACACTCTCCTGTGGGTAGGCTGGCTTAATTTCTATGTAGGCCTGTTCAACTGTCTTCCGGCCGTACCTCTTGACGGAGGACACGTTTTCAGGGATTCTATGAACGCCTTCATTTACAAGGTCACAGGAAATGAGGAAAAAGCAGAAAATATGTCATCATTGATATCTGCTACATTTGCAATGATGATATTGTTCTCATTCATCTTTATGGTAATAGGACCTTATCTGGTACATGGGTTCTAA